Proteins from a single region of Candidatus Binatia bacterium:
- the hemA gene encoding glutamyl-tRNA reductase has product MPITCIGLSHHTAPVEVRERHAFPTSRMAEALIALRDYEAVQEAVMLQTCGRLEIYAELHDYERGVAQLKSFLANFRHGATGYDLESYLYTHLGHQAVEHLFRVCTGLDSMLIGEAEILGQVKDAYVAATQAKSLGRSLHRLFRDALAAGKTARAQTQIGGASASIATAAVVAAQCRLGTLEDKSVLVVGAGKMGRTAVKRLRQEGAARVVVANRTISRSRDLVAEAGFGEAVEMPGLVDALALADVVVASTGASHFVLSEPRVRAAMERRPDRPLFIVDIAVPRDADPAVANVPNVALVDIDGLKALVNERLELRREAIPAVEEIIDEHVERFENWYRSRVAVPVIARLTAKAESIRTAELERLLARCPDLDERERMLITGTTMTIVSKLLHSAILRIREKATLDKEQALSTARVLDELFELDSVKDESSSRAE; this is encoded by the coding sequence GCCACGCGTTCCCCACGTCCCGAATGGCGGAGGCGCTGATCGCGCTGCGCGACTACGAGGCCGTGCAAGAGGCCGTAATGCTGCAGACGTGCGGCCGCCTCGAGATCTACGCCGAGCTGCACGACTACGAGCGCGGCGTCGCTCAGCTGAAATCATTCCTCGCAAACTTTCGCCACGGCGCCACCGGCTACGACCTCGAGTCGTATCTGTACACGCACCTCGGCCACCAGGCGGTCGAACATCTCTTCCGCGTCTGCACGGGCCTCGATTCGATGCTGATCGGCGAGGCCGAAATTCTCGGGCAGGTCAAGGACGCGTACGTCGCGGCGACGCAGGCCAAGTCGCTCGGACGCTCGCTGCATCGGCTCTTCCGCGACGCGCTGGCCGCCGGCAAGACCGCGCGCGCACAGACTCAAATCGGCGGCGCGTCGGCGTCCATCGCGACGGCCGCGGTCGTCGCGGCGCAATGCCGTCTGGGCACGCTGGAAGACAAATCGGTCCTCGTCGTGGGCGCCGGTAAGATGGGACGCACGGCAGTGAAGCGCTTGCGCCAAGAGGGCGCGGCGCGCGTCGTCGTCGCGAATCGAACGATCTCGCGCTCGCGTGACCTCGTCGCCGAGGCGGGATTCGGAGAGGCAGTCGAGATGCCGGGCCTCGTCGACGCGTTGGCGCTGGCCGACGTCGTCGTTGCGTCGACCGGCGCGTCGCACTTTGTGCTGAGCGAGCCGCGCGTGCGCGCAGCAATGGAACGGCGCCCGGACCGTCCGCTCTTCATCGTGGACATCGCGGTGCCGCGCGATGCGGATCCGGCCGTGGCGAACGTGCCCAACGTCGCGCTCGTCGACATCGACGGGCTAAAGGCGCTCGTCAACGAACGCCTCGAGCTCCGCCGCGAAGCAATTCCCGCGGTGGAAGAGATCATCGACGAGCACGTCGAGCGCTTCGAGAATTGGTATCGCTCGCGCGTCGCGGTTCCTGTCATCGCGCGGCTGACGGCCAAGGCCGAATCTATCCGCACCGCGGAGTTGGAACGGTTGCTCGCTCGCTGCCCCGACCTGGACGAGCGCGAGCGCATGCTGATCACCGGTACCACGATGACCATCGTCTCGAAGCTGCTGCACTCCGCAATTCTTCGCATCCGTGAGAAGGCCACGCTCGACAAGGAGCAGGCGCTCTCGACTGCGCGCGTCCTCGACGAACTCTTCGAGCTCGACTCGGTGAAAGACGAGTCGTCATCACGAGCGGAGTAA
- the cobA gene encoding uroporphyrinogen-III C-methyltransferase gives MTLRAAELLRAADVLLYDALVADAIVGLAPPSCERIFVGKRRGAHAMPQADIERLMIEKARAGKSVVRLKGGDPFVFGRGGEEAQALHAAGIAFDVVPGISSVVAAPAYAGIPVTHREHAASFTVITGHEDPAKPATALDWAKLADPQRTLVLLMATATLSEIANQLIGHGLDPGTPVAVVQDGTRPSQQTVSATLATIGAEAARANVGSPAVVVIGSVVSLREALRWFDTGPLFGKRVLITRAGHQSDAFARALLERGAEPIPAPTIAIQPPGDARPAEEVLGELASFAWIVFTSRNGVDAFFERLAARGSDARAIAGANVAAIGERTAERLERRGIRADLVPAMYVSEKLAGAIVERSRPGDRILLYRASEARDALPRALEAAGRRVTDVAAYETVVASDPDFAEKVGRANVLTFTSASTVRAFVALLGSIEAAVEAARDKCVACIGPITAEAASGAGLRVDVVASVYTTVGILEALEAYFARTG, from the coding sequence CTGACGTTACGGGCCGCGGAGCTGCTGCGCGCCGCGGACGTACTGCTCTACGACGCGCTCGTCGCCGACGCGATCGTCGGCCTCGCGCCGCCGAGCTGCGAGCGCATCTTCGTCGGCAAGCGCCGCGGCGCGCACGCCATGCCGCAGGCCGACATCGAGCGGCTGATGATCGAAAAGGCGCGCGCCGGCAAGAGCGTCGTGCGCTTAAAGGGCGGCGATCCGTTCGTCTTTGGACGCGGGGGCGAGGAAGCTCAGGCGCTGCACGCCGCCGGCATCGCGTTCGACGTAGTTCCCGGGATCAGCTCGGTGGTGGCGGCGCCCGCTTACGCCGGCATACCGGTGACGCATCGCGAGCACGCTGCGTCGTTCACGGTGATTACCGGACACGAGGATCCAGCGAAGCCCGCAACCGCGCTGGACTGGGCCAAGCTCGCCGATCCGCAGCGAACGCTCGTGCTCCTGATGGCGACGGCGACGCTGAGCGAGATCGCAAACCAACTGATCGGGCACGGGCTCGATCCCGGCACGCCCGTCGCGGTGGTGCAAGACGGCACCCGCCCCAGCCAGCAGACGGTCTCCGCCACGCTGGCAACGATCGGCGCGGAGGCCGCGCGCGCAAACGTCGGCTCACCCGCGGTCGTCGTTATCGGCAGCGTCGTGAGCCTGCGCGAGGCGCTGCGTTGGTTCGATACTGGCCCGCTCTTCGGCAAGCGGGTGCTGATCACGCGCGCGGGTCATCAGTCGGATGCGTTCGCGCGGGCCCTGCTGGAGCGCGGCGCCGAGCCGATCCCGGCGCCCACGATCGCCATCCAGCCGCCCGGCGATGCGCGTCCGGCGGAAGAGGTGCTCGGCGAGCTCGCGTCCTTTGCCTGGATCGTGTTCACGTCGCGCAACGGCGTCGACGCGTTCTTCGAGCGGCTCGCAGCTCGCGGCAGCGACGCGCGCGCGATCGCCGGCGCCAACGTGGCCGCGATCGGTGAGCGCACCGCCGAGCGATTGGAGCGCCGTGGCATCCGCGCCGACTTGGTTCCCGCGATGTACGTGAGCGAGAAGCTCGCCGGCGCCATCGTCGAGCGCTCGCGCCCCGGCGACCGCATCTTGCTCTACCGCGCGAGTGAAGCGCGCGACGCGCTGCCCCGCGCACTCGAGGCGGCCGGACGGCGCGTCACGGACGTCGCCGCGTACGAGACGGTCGTCGCGAGCGATCCGGATTTCGCGGAGAAAGTGGGTCGCGCGAACGTGCTGACGTTTACGAGCGCGAGCACCGTACGCGCCTTCGTCGCGCTGCTCGGCTCGATCGAGGCGGCCGTTGAGGCAGCGCGCGACAAGTGCGTCGCGTGCATCGGACCTATCACCGCCGAGGCTGCGAGCGGCGCAGGCCTGCGCGTGGACGTCGTCGCGAGCGTTTACACGACTGTGGGGATCCTCGAAGCGCTTGAAGCGTACTTCGCGCGAACGGGATGA
- a CDS encoding DUF92 domain-containing protein, with product MMQVALGAALAAVIALIAHRARSLSTSGAVAAFVVGTIVFASAGWRGAAVLFAFFIPSALLSRRGSGGAPRSGWQVLANGGIAACCALLAARYDGPFAAAFAGAFAAASADTWGTEIGTRVAQTPVSILTFRTVPVGRSGGITLWGSLAMIGGALCVGVAAAAVGVAPLLGVAAGGVAGALLDSMLGASLQALRFCPACARECETRRHSCGGATQLRRGLSWIENDTVNFAATLCGAVLAASIVR from the coding sequence ATGATGCAGGTCGCGCTCGGCGCCGCGCTGGCCGCCGTGATTGCGCTGATCGCGCATCGCGCGCGGTCGCTCTCGACGAGCGGCGCCGTCGCGGCGTTCGTAGTCGGGACGATCGTGTTCGCGTCCGCGGGATGGCGCGGCGCGGCGGTGCTCTTCGCGTTTTTCATTCCGTCGGCGCTGCTTTCGCGCCGCGGCTCGGGCGGCGCGCCGCGCAGCGGTTGGCAGGTACTCGCCAACGGCGGCATCGCCGCCTGCTGCGCGTTGCTGGCGGCGCGCTATGACGGGCCGTTCGCGGCCGCGTTCGCCGGCGCGTTCGCGGCGGCGTCGGCCGACACGTGGGGAACCGAGATCGGCACGCGCGTCGCGCAGACTCCCGTTTCGATCCTCACGTTTCGTACCGTGCCGGTGGGTCGCTCCGGCGGCATCACGCTATGGGGATCGCTCGCCATGATCGGTGGCGCGCTGTGCGTCGGAGTCGCCGCCGCCGCCGTCGGTGTCGCGCCGTTGCTGGGCGTCGCGGCCGGCGGTGTCGCGGGCGCACTGCTCGATTCGATGCTCGGCGCGAGCCTCCAGGCGCTGCGGTTCTGTCCCGCATGCGCACGCGAATGCGAGACGCGGCGCCACTCATGCGGCGGCGCCACGCAGCTTCGGCGCGGCCTGAGCTGGATCGAGAACGACACGGTCAACTTCGCGGCGACGCTGTGCGGCGCGGTCCTCGCGGCATCGATCGTCAGGTAA
- a CDS encoding MT-A70 family methyltransferase: MSPYSKKNLEHLARLARRSPAREPVDVPPLPKGPFEIVYADPPWSYYGSPIKDAAAGKHYSLMSQEALARLPVRDVMAKRAALFLWATGPRLHLALELVQHWGLHFRGVLYVWVKTNRRGEIIHGQGVAPTFTKPTTEFVLAATTMPTGRPFKLHDLAQGQVVLHQRAEHSRKPAVFRAMIEQLCGKRSRIELFAREAAPGWASWGAPIT; encoded by the coding sequence GTGAGCCCGTATTCAAAGAAGAATCTCGAGCATCTGGCGCGCTTGGCTCGGCGGTCCCCGGCGCGCGAGCCCGTCGACGTGCCGCCCCTCCCGAAGGGGCCCTTCGAGATCGTTTACGCCGACCCGCCGTGGTCGTATTACGGCAGTCCGATCAAGGACGCCGCCGCGGGGAAGCACTACTCGCTGATGTCGCAGGAGGCGCTCGCGCGGCTGCCCGTGCGCGACGTTATGGCCAAGCGCGCGGCGCTTTTCCTTTGGGCGACCGGGCCGCGGCTGCATCTCGCGCTCGAGCTCGTGCAGCATTGGGGACTGCATTTTCGCGGCGTGCTCTACGTCTGGGTCAAAACGAATCGGCGCGGCGAGATCATTCACGGGCAAGGCGTCGCGCCGACGTTTACCAAGCCGACGACCGAGTTCGTTCTCGCCGCGACGACGATGCCGACGGGGCGCCCGTTTAAGCTGCACGACCTCGCGCAGGGTCAAGTCGTGCTGCATCAACGTGCGGAGCATAGCCGCAAGCCCGCGGTTTTTCGCGCCATGATCGAGCAACTCTGCGGCAAGCGCTCGCGCATCGAGCTGTTCGCGCGCGAGGCGGCGCCGGGCTGGGCGTCGTGGGGAGCGCCGATTACCTGA
- the rocF gene encoding arginase — protein sequence MRVARGNMGLDFRFPMRAGPAAPSNETPAVVSTTLSPVRRVDIVGVPMDLGASRRGVDMGPSAVRYAKLHEKLRGLGIETIVDRGDLAVPIRESANSEDASAKFFTVISSVCHDLALLVEQAVSAGGMPIVLGGDHSIAMGTLTGLTRAYGSPPGLIWVDAHADINTPASSTTGNVHGMPLYFALKNGFALPERTVQIGLRDVDADEKRILREFGVKTFTMTDVDKRGMMHVMDDARAIAGADQHPIHVSFDMDAIDPSEAPGTGTPVKGGLSYREAHLVMEMLADSGQLGSIEMVEINPIFDTRNQTASLAVGLICSGLGKSIL from the coding sequence ATGCGCGTCGCACGCGGCAACATGGGCTTGGATTTTCGGTTTCCGATGCGCGCGGGTCCTGCCGCGCCGAGCAACGAAACCCCCGCCGTCGTGAGTACGACGCTTTCTCCCGTCCGGCGCGTCGACATCGTTGGCGTCCCCATGGACCTGGGCGCGAGCCGGCGCGGCGTTGACATGGGCCCCTCTGCCGTGCGCTATGCCAAACTCCACGAAAAATTGCGTGGCCTCGGCATCGAGACGATCGTGGATCGCGGCGACCTTGCCGTGCCGATCCGCGAGTCGGCCAACTCGGAGGACGCGTCCGCAAAATTCTTCACCGTGATCTCGTCGGTGTGTCACGACCTCGCTCTGCTGGTCGAGCAGGCGGTGAGCGCCGGGGGAATGCCGATCGTACTCGGCGGCGACCACTCGATCGCGATGGGAACGCTGACCGGCCTCACCCGCGCGTACGGCTCGCCGCCCGGGCTCATCTGGGTGGACGCACACGCCGACATCAACACTCCCGCGAGCTCAACGACCGGCAACGTCCACGGGATGCCGCTGTATTTCGCCTTGAAAAACGGCTTCGCCCTGCCGGAGCGCACCGTGCAGATTGGGCTACGCGACGTCGACGCGGACGAGAAGCGCATCCTCCGAGAGTTCGGCGTGAAGACGTTCACCATGACCGATGTGGACAAGCGCGGCATGATGCACGTAATGGACGACGCGCGAGCGATCGCGGGCGCGGACCAGCACCCGATCCACGTCTCGTTCGACATGGACGCCATCGATCCGAGCGAGGCTCCCGGCACCGGCACGCCCGTCAAAGGCGGCCTCAGCTATCGCGAAGCGCACCTCGTCATGGAGATGCTCGCCGACAGCGGACAGCTCGGCTCGATCGAGATGGTCGAGATCAACCCGATCTTCGACACGCGCAATCAGACGGCGTCGCTAGCGGTCGGCCTAATCTGCTCGGGCCTCGGCAAATCGATTTTGTAG
- a CDS encoding serine hydrolase: MLPRATRIPAFALCAAITCTTSALAYFPPPFEALSHDVRIAARHIPAAIGLDVLDLNTGYHTGFNAAKSMPAASTIKVPVMVEVFEDLEAGQFDLNRRVTLEPGDRDDGSGDLAYAGVGATFSVSELLAKMIDISDNTATNMLIRLVGRRNINRRMADLGLEHTHLTGDVRTDAWSIRQALRTSPADLVHLLTMMARGELVDEWSSNEMIALLKADQINTLLPEPLPEDVAIAHKTGSLFDTLNDAGIVYAADAPYVIAVMTTALPSQGLGRAFIRRISRVAYADELRFARWREDMGITPAFAPHAASDGPGTSPDVPYWNDAPPKR; this comes from the coding sequence ATGTTGCCGCGTGCGACGCGCATTCCGGCGTTTGCCCTTTGCGCCGCCATCACGTGCACGACGTCCGCCCTCGCATACTTTCCGCCGCCGTTTGAGGCCTTGAGTCACGACGTTCGAATCGCAGCTCGCCACATTCCGGCCGCCATCGGGCTCGACGTTCTCGATTTGAACACCGGCTATCACACCGGCTTCAACGCCGCGAAGAGCATGCCGGCCGCGTCGACGATCAAGGTTCCAGTGATGGTCGAGGTCTTCGAGGATCTCGAGGCGGGCCAATTCGACCTCAATCGGCGCGTGACGCTGGAGCCCGGCGACCGGGACGACGGATCGGGCGACCTGGCGTACGCAGGGGTCGGCGCGACGTTCTCCGTCTCCGAGCTGCTCGCTAAGATGATCGACATCAGCGACAACACCGCGACGAACATGCTGATCCGGCTCGTCGGCCGCCGCAACATCAACCGACGCATGGCCGACCTCGGCCTCGAGCACACGCACCTGACCGGTGACGTGCGCACCGACGCGTGGTCGATCCGCCAGGCGCTGCGCACCTCTCCGGCCGACCTCGTTCACCTGCTGACGATGATGGCGCGCGGCGAGCTGGTGGACGAGTGGTCGTCCAACGAAATGATCGCGCTGCTCAAGGCCGATCAGATCAACACGCTGCTGCCGGAGCCGCTGCCCGAAGACGTCGCGATCGCCCACAAGACCGGATCGCTCTTCGACACGCTCAACGACGCGGGGATCGTCTACGCCGCCGATGCGCCCTACGTGATCGCGGTCATGACCACGGCGCTGCCGTCGCAGGGTCTTGGGCGCGCGTTCATCCGCCGCATCTCGCGGGTGGCTTACGCCGACGAGCTGCGCTTCGCGCGCTGGCGCGAGGACATGGGCATCACGCCGGCGTTCGCACCGCACGCCGCGAGTGACGGCCCTGGTACATCACCCGACGTGCCGTATTGGAACGACGCCCCGCCTAAGCGTTGA
- a CDS encoding branched-chain amino acid transaminase yields MELSSVTVFADGRFCRYEDAKVGLLTHGLQYGTGCFEGIRGYWLPEERELLLVLVRDHYERLTTSSKILTMSLPRNVDELVEITVELCLRNKYETDIYIRPFAYKSAEDVGVRLHGVPDAFAIVPIPFTRYLDTSNGLHVCVSSWRRSDDTMAPPRAKITGLYVNSALAKSEAVLNGYDEAILLSHDGHVAEGSAENIFLVRRNVLYTPDPSQNVLEGVTWRAIKEIARDELGLDVVERSIDRGELYSAEEVFFTGTAAGIAYVASIDRRMVGDGSIGPITARLRDLYERIVTGRDPRYEAWLTRVYASARVNA; encoded by the coding sequence ATGGAGCTTTCGTCGGTTACCGTCTTTGCCGATGGGCGATTCTGCCGCTACGAGGACGCCAAGGTCGGACTGCTCACGCACGGGCTGCAATACGGCACGGGCTGCTTCGAAGGAATCCGCGGGTACTGGCTGCCGGAAGAGCGCGAGCTCTTGCTCGTTCTCGTGCGGGATCATTACGAGCGGCTCACGACGTCCTCGAAGATCCTGACGATGTCGCTTCCCCGCAACGTCGACGAGCTCGTCGAGATCACGGTCGAGCTCTGCCTGCGCAACAAGTACGAGACCGACATTTACATCCGGCCCTTCGCGTACAAGTCTGCAGAAGACGTCGGCGTAAGGCTGCACGGGGTGCCCGACGCATTTGCGATCGTGCCGATTCCGTTCACACGCTATCTCGATACCAGCAACGGCCTGCACGTCTGCGTCAGCTCGTGGCGGCGTTCGGACGATACGATGGCTCCACCGCGCGCGAAGATCACCGGGCTGTACGTCAACTCGGCGCTCGCAAAGAGCGAGGCGGTACTCAACGGGTATGACGAGGCGATTTTGCTCTCGCACGACGGGCACGTCGCCGAAGGCTCAGCGGAGAACATCTTCCTCGTGCGCCGCAACGTTCTGTACACGCCGGACCCGTCGCAAAACGTGCTCGAGGGCGTCACGTGGAGAGCGATCAAGGAGATCGCGCGGGACGAGCTCGGCTTGGATGTCGTCGAGCGCTCGATCGACCGCGGCGAGCTCTACTCGGCCGAGGAGGTCTTCTTTACGGGGACGGCGGCCGGCATCGCGTACGTCGCGTCGATCGACCGCCGCATGGTGGGAGACGGCTCGATCGGCCCGATCACGGCGCGCCTACGCGATCTCTACGAACGAATCGTGACGGGGCGCGATCCGCGGTACGAAGCGTGGCTGACGCGCGTGTACGCGTCGGCCCGCGTCAACGCTTAG
- a CDS encoding molybdopterin-dependent oxidoreductase — protein MSKPYVRLTHPMVRDGESLRRATWNEALDRAASCLRDARDRGATRTYGMFSCSKATNEMNYVAQKFARAVMGSNNIDSCNRTUHAPSVVGLTAVFGAGGGTSSYEEVAQSDLIVLWGSNARETHPIFFHHVLRALRRGAKLYVVDPRRTTSARWADGWLGLDVGSDIALANAIGREILAAGLENRAFIERATTGFEEYRASVEPYTLERTEEITGVAASLIRELAHAYARGERAELCWTLGITEHHNAVDNVRALINLALLCGHVGRYGSGVNPLRGQNNVQGGGDMGAIPNKFPGGQDVEDDASVRKFETAWNVTLPHKAGWNLTDMFAAIERGDLDTLYVIGENPAQSEADQQHAMALLRSLKHLIVQDIFLTKTGELADVVFPASASWCETEGTVTSSERRVQRCRKALDPPGEARDDIAILSVLARRLGRDWPEYTPRQAWDECRSLSDWHAGMSYERLDALHGIPWPCYDEAHPGEQFLHARLWEEPVRGPRAPFAAVEHDPPVEALDAEYPVRLTTGRRLDSFNTGVQSSGYRSPLRREETLDISPDDARRYGVADGDNVRVTSRRGSIIVPVRIDPGLREGLAFTTFHFNDAVATNLLTIDATDPKSGTAEFKACAVRIETTA, from the coding sequence ATGAGCAAACCCTACGTACGATTGACGCATCCGATGGTGCGTGACGGTGAGAGCCTGCGCCGTGCAACGTGGAACGAGGCGCTCGATCGCGCCGCGTCCTGCCTGCGCGACGCGCGCGACCGCGGAGCAACGCGGACCTACGGCATGTTCAGCTGCTCGAAGGCGACCAACGAGATGAACTACGTCGCGCAAAAGTTCGCGCGCGCGGTCATGGGCAGCAACAACATCGACAGCTGCAATCGAACTTGACACGCCCCGAGCGTCGTCGGTCTGACGGCGGTCTTCGGAGCAGGCGGCGGCACAAGCTCTTACGAGGAGGTCGCGCAGTCAGACCTAATCGTCCTGTGGGGCTCGAATGCGCGTGAGACACATCCGATCTTCTTTCATCACGTGCTACGCGCGCTGCGCCGCGGCGCCAAGCTGTACGTTGTGGATCCGCGCCGCACGACGAGCGCGCGCTGGGCCGACGGCTGGCTGGGGCTCGACGTCGGATCGGACATCGCGCTCGCCAACGCGATCGGCCGCGAGATCCTTGCCGCGGGCCTCGAGAACCGCGCGTTCATCGAACGCGCGACGACGGGCTTCGAGGAGTATCGCGCTTCGGTCGAACCGTACACGCTCGAACGCACCGAAGAAATCACCGGCGTCGCGGCATCGCTCATCCGCGAGTTGGCGCACGCGTATGCGCGCGGGGAGCGCGCGGAGTTGTGCTGGACGCTCGGCATCACCGAGCATCACAACGCGGTCGACAACGTTCGCGCGCTCATCAACCTCGCACTGCTGTGCGGGCACGTCGGCCGTTACGGCTCGGGCGTCAACCCGCTGCGCGGACAGAACAACGTGCAGGGTGGCGGCGACATGGGCGCGATTCCGAACAAGTTTCCCGGCGGCCAAGACGTCGAAGACGATGCGAGCGTACGTAAGTTCGAAACGGCCTGGAACGTCACGTTACCGCATAAGGCGGGCTGGAACCTCACCGACATGTTCGCGGCCATAGAGCGTGGTGATCTCGACACGCTCTACGTCATCGGCGAGAACCCCGCGCAGTCCGAAGCCGATCAACAGCACGCGATGGCGCTGTTGCGCAGCCTGAAGCACCTGATCGTGCAAGACATCTTCTTGACGAAGACGGGCGAGCTCGCCGACGTCGTCTTTCCGGCCTCGGCGAGCTGGTGCGAGACCGAGGGCACCGTGACGAGCAGCGAGCGGCGCGTGCAGCGCTGCCGCAAGGCGCTGGATCCGCCCGGCGAAGCGCGCGACGACATCGCGATCCTGTCGGTGCTCGCTCGGCGGTTGGGTCGAGATTGGCCGGAGTACACGCCGCGTCAGGCCTGGGACGAGTGCCGCTCCCTCTCGGATTGGCACGCCGGCATGAGCTACGAGCGTCTCGATGCGCTCCACGGAATACCCTGGCCGTGCTACGACGAGGCGCACCCCGGCGAGCAGTTCCTGCACGCGCGCCTGTGGGAGGAGCCGGTGCGCGGCCCGCGCGCTCCGTTTGCGGCCGTCGAGCACGACCCGCCCGTCGAGGCACTCGACGCAGAGTACCCCGTGCGCCTCACGACCGGGCGGCGGCTCGACTCATTCAACACCGGCGTGCAGAGCAGCGGCTATCGTTCGCCGCTGCGTCGCGAGGAGACGCTCGACATCTCGCCGGATGACGCGCGGCGCTACGGGGTCGCCGACGGCGATAACGTGCGCGTCACGTCGCGACGCGGATCGATAATCGTGCCCGTGCGCATCGACCCTGGCCTGCGCGAGGGGCTCGCGTTCACGACTTTCCACTTCAACGACGCGGTCGCCACGAATCTGCTCACGATCGACGCGACCGATCCGAAATCCGGCACCGCCGAGTTCAAAGCATGCGCGGTGCGGATAGAAACGACGGCGTAG
- a CDS encoding NAD(P)H-dependent oxidoreductase subunit E: protein MPDLHFTSATATPQERAAVDAVLEDAPGDGRRDECRHMLLPVLHSINDRIGWISPGALNYAGERLDVAPAEAYGVATFYALFSTTPRAPRVVHVCDDIACMVAGTPSQIDAKDAEIARSPCLGLCDRAPAALLIEAGDSPKARQIAPVDAALANGVPAQPHVGGAPLGLLRRVGRVDPESLDAYRASGGYAALARALDMGAERVIAEVTASKLFGRGGAAFPTGRKMEAVARAPARPHYVICNADESEPGTFKDRVLMEHDPFALVEAITIAAYAAGCERGFIYVRGEYPLAAARLENAIAQAREHGQLGDDVMGRGMRFDVELRRGAGAYICGEETALFNSIEGKRGEPRNKPPFPVEAGLFGKPTLINNVETLANLPSIVLDGAAEYAKIGTPESTGTRLFCVSGAISRAGVYEVAHGTTLGELVEMAGGVPAPHCLRAILLGGAAGCMLGPDALSLPLSQEAARAASATLGSGVAMLFDERVDIAAILRRIARFFRDESCGQCVPCRVGTVRQEEALERGDLILLDEIGRVMRDASICGLGQTAANVIASARSNLEIWSS from the coding sequence GTGCCGGACCTGCACTTTACGTCGGCGACGGCCACGCCGCAGGAGCGCGCCGCGGTCGATGCCGTGCTGGAGGACGCACCCGGTGACGGAAGGCGCGACGAATGCCGCCATATGCTGCTACCCGTGCTGCACTCGATCAACGATCGCATCGGCTGGATCAGCCCCGGCGCACTGAATTACGCCGGCGAGCGGCTCGACGTCGCGCCCGCCGAGGCGTATGGCGTCGCGACGTTCTACGCGCTTTTTTCGACGACGCCGCGCGCGCCGCGGGTCGTTCACGTGTGTGACGACATCGCGTGTATGGTGGCAGGCACGCCGTCCCAGATCGACGCGAAAGACGCTGAGATCGCGCGCAGTCCGTGCCTCGGCTTGTGCGATCGGGCGCCGGCGGCGCTCCTCATCGAGGCGGGCGATTCGCCGAAAGCGCGTCAGATCGCGCCAGTCGACGCGGCACTCGCGAACGGGGTGCCCGCGCAACCACACGTCGGCGGCGCACCGTTGGGGTTGCTGCGACGCGTCGGGCGCGTCGATCCCGAAAGCCTCGACGCCTATCGTGCGAGCGGCGGGTACGCCGCGCTCGCGCGAGCGCTCGACATGGGCGCGGAGCGAGTCATCGCCGAGGTCACCGCGTCGAAGCTCTTCGGGCGCGGCGGCGCGGCCTTTCCCACCGGACGCAAGATGGAAGCGGTCGCGCGCGCTCCGGCGCGCCCGCATTACGTCATTTGCAACGCGGACGAGTCGGAGCCCGGGACGTTCAAGGATCGCGTGTTGATGGAACACGATCCGTTCGCGCTCGTCGAGGCGATCACGATCGCCGCCTACGCCGCCGGCTGCGAGCGCGGCTTCATCTACGTCCGCGGCGAGTACCCGCTGGCGGCTGCGCGCCTAGAAAACGCAATAGCGCAGGCGCGCGAGCACGGCCAGCTCGGCGACGACGTGATGGGGCGCGGCATGCGGTTCGACGTCGAGCTGCGCCGCGGGGCGGGCGCGTACATTTGCGGCGAGGAGACGGCGCTCTTTAACTCGATCGAAGGCAAGCGCGGCGAGCCGCGCAACAAGCCGCCGTTTCCCGTGGAAGCCGGGCTCTTCGGCAAACCGACGCTGATCAACAACGTCGAGACGCTCGCCAACCTGCCGTCGATCGTGCTCGACGGCGCCGCGGAATATGCGAAAATCGGAACGCCGGAGTCGACCGGCACGCGTCTCTTCTGCGTCTCCGGCGCGATCTCTCGAGCCGGAGTCTACGAGGTAGCGCACGGGACGACGCTCGGCGAGCTCGTCGAAATGGCCGGCGGCGTTCCCGCGCCGCATTGCCTGCGGGCGATCCTGCTCGGCGGCGCGGCCGGATGCATGCTCGGTCCGGACGCGCTGTCGCTGCCCCTTAGCCAAGAGGCCGCGCGTGCAGCAAGCGCGACGCTGGGCTCGGGCGTTGCGATGCTCTTCGACGAACGCGTCGACATCGCCGCGATCCTGCGGCGCATTGCGCGTTTCTTCCGCGACGAGTCGTGCGGACAGTGCGTGCCGTGCCGAGTCGGCACCGTGCGCCAGGAGGAGGCACTGGAGCGCGGAGACCTGATTCTGCTCGATGAAATTGGCCGCGTCATGCGCGACGCCTCGATCTGCGGCCTCGGCCAGACCGCCGCCAACGTGATTGCTTCCGCTCGGTCGAATCTCGAGATATGGTCGAGCTGA